The sequence CTATGGTTGAAGGGAAGTAGATAACTTTGCAAAGATTACGGAGGTAGAAGACAACACCTCAAGAAGTTGAAATCTAGAAGTAGAAATAAAGGAATAGGAAGTCTATGGTGAGATTTGAATCAAAGAACATGCTTACTTTCAGTAACTCATCTCTCCCACAGCCTTGAAGAACTTGGATTTTCCTCCTCGTCCTTTCTTGCAAAAGAGGCTTGACCACCTGTCAAGAGTTTTACACAAGGCTTTGTCTCAAGATGGAATACCCACACCAACACATCatccttttctttatttttcctatGTATTATTTCAAAGTGAGAGTTGTTAAGACGCACAAACCTTCCAACATGCTGAAAATATGTACGGGACATTGACAACATAGTATGTATCTGTCTTCTCTGGATAGTTTAAGTCATCTATTGTAGAGATAACAGTCAAAAGCTGCATCAACAGATAATACAATGTCAATCTTGTGTGCAATATGGATGATTTTTGAAAAGTGGGTAAAAGGTaaaatcaaaaagaaaacaataatctAAACCCGTAAGACACAACCACGCTCATCAGAGTATTTGTCATGCAAAGAGGATTTTGTCCGGTCAGAGAACAATAGATGCTCCTGCTATACTAAGGGATACCTTTATCTGGTTAAGTGCTGAGAGCCTTAAACCAGTCATATCCAAAACCTTCACACATGTTCCAATATATTGTCCATACTTCTTTGTTGCGGAAGGCtacaacaaaaggaaaaaaaatcaggcTACAGATATATTTTACCTGTTAAGAGGATGAAATTAAACATTCTCAAGTACTCACTAAAACAACACGATCTCTGTATTCATTCATTTGGATGTGTGATTGGACATAGTAATTTACCTACAAAGACAGAGAACCAAACAAGTAAATATCACcgaaagaataataatattacaaaAGGACATACAAAACGCAACtagctttattttttaaggaaaaataCAAGGATACATATAGCTCATACTTTAGAAAGTACATGTCTCTGTGTATATTCATGTTAAAAACCtataaaaacatatattatcAAGTGTACCAATATTCATGAATAATGTATAATAAACTTCATGTAAAGTCTCAgtaccaacaaaaaaatgaacatTATGCCCATAAATTCATAAACCTGGTGTTCTTTCAGGTCAAGCATATTATACATTTCTTATGTGTAAGAAGCGCATATGTGGCCTACCTAATAGCTTAAAGCCCAAGCGCAAAGTTATATTGATGGTTTCCAGAATTGCATATCAAAACCAATGATACAAAGTTATTGATGCCTAGGAAGATTAAAGACAGAACAAACTATATTATTCTTACAGAAGCTTTGTCAAATGTGCTGAGCCCCAGACCAACAGCAATGACAGGAAGACCCTGGAATAAATTAATAGGACAATGAGATAAAATAATACGTTGGAAATTAAAGATTAAGGACCATGAGGGAGCAAAAGTTAATAAACTTTTGcagccaaaagaagaaagattcAAGTGGCCAGCCTTTCTTGTACAAGGTGGCTGTGGCAGGATAATTCTATGTCATAAGCAGGACTACCTCTTTTGAGTAACCTGACAACCCCACAAGCTGAGAATCTCGCACTGCTCTGTACAAATCAGTAGGGATGATTGGTTTCTGCATATAGCAAATAGATGCTTCGTCACCACACTAAGAATAGTCACTTTTCCAGCATGGTTCAAGTATCAATGTCTTGATAAATTAAGCCAGAAATGCATGAATCTTATGAAggaaaatggaaattaaaaaacttcCTTAATTTATACGTCTAACTTTAATGGACTTTCCCTACCAGCGAATGATAGATTTCTTTGTATTTAATAATTTCCATTCTGCCTTGTTACTCGATCGGTTTGGTCTAATACGAATACACTGACCATTTAATGAATAATCATTGGTCATGAATATGAGCTCTTTGAATGCAACTGACAGCAGCATAATTGTCCATTTATCAAGGCTTTAATAGTTTTAGGtttttaaatgaaataattttaaatgcAACGTTTCAAAAAACATATCAGACAGATGGGCATCAAACAGAGAAATCACGTCATTGGTCAGAAGATACCATGTTTATCTGGTAATTTCTTATTGATAAACTCACCGCCAATATATTGTCAATTTCACTTTGGATCCTCCATTGTAAACAGTCAATCAGCTGGATCAGTTTAGACATTGTTAGCGAAACATACTAAGACAGCTTGAGATTAAAACCTGAAACAATATAACCATTATTAAGTAAGCTTGATGAATGTAACCATTTTATGGGCTTTTCCAACATTCCCGTCCCTAGCTTTGAGAAAACGCACGAATGTCTCATCTGGATATCCCTGGTGCACattctgaaaataaaaaggcactatttgaattttgagttgCATTTCATTTATGTAAATCATCAGAAGAAAAAGGGACACAATTATCCTATTCAATTCGAGAattccaagaaaaacaaaaataatccTCAAAACCATGCtatattttctcataacttTAGCTTGGCCAACGCCATCTCTGtgattttccttttgctttctttttctctatccgttttttcttttttcggttAGGATCCTTTACCTCTCTCTCGGATGCAATAAAAGACATTCTTCAGCTGATTAGTTGAAAAAACTTAGAAAGTACAAGCCCCTCCCCCTTCCTTTCCCAATACGCAAAGAAAGGACTTCGTAATGCATTGTTAAGAATAGAAACAAGTGCATCATTTCCCAATTAGATGCAGTACGGTTCAGTTAAATTAACTTGTCAATCAcccttataaaataaaataggttCGTCAATTCAGAGCATTAACCTGATACTATATGCGCACAAAGATTTTAACTTTACTATCCAATACCAAGATCACAGAAAACACTAATACTTTCCTCTCACTAGAAGCAAGATATGAAGTTTCCTCCCCCAAAAATGCAAACAAGATCAAGTTGATTAAGCAATAATCAAAAAGATCAAGTCTTTCCTTCCCTCCTCATAGCAGATGAACTTGCATGGTAATTAATCTAATTTCACAAATGGATTTACCCAgctcaaaaaagaagaaataacaaaaatgcatGACATCAGAGACTCAGATCAAATCCACAAAACTGATATATAATCTAAACAGTACGGTTTTTTTCTAGAAAAAACTTGAGGTTTCCAAAAGTAAGCTAAATAATTAAACTGTCGTCAGTTGAGTAAAGGATTTTGTGTTCGAATGTTGCAGATCATTAAAGTAACAAAATTTAAGAACTCCAAAGTCTTCGTTGTTCAATCTATTTCTCAGCATTCAAACACAAAACAGATCGAGAAAACTTAAAGAGACACTGTCTAACCTCAAATGTATTCTTCAATGGCTCATCAACTGtaaattcaaagaaaacaaaaggaaaagaggaaaTATTAGCAAATATAGATTAAATAAGAGGATCAGACATATTTAAAGTGGATTTAAAGCTCACCTTCTTCCATTAACAACTGAAACTGCTTGATCGCCTCCTTATTGGCAATACCCATTTTCTCTTCCTGTTTCTTTACAGTGATCGAAACAATAAGACCGCAAATTTAGCTtaacaatatgaaaaaatacaaaactgGGTTTGCACCACTTTCACTCtgatcctctctctctctctctctctctctctctctctcctcgcttTTCAGTGCTCTAGATTACAAAACTTGAACTGATTCACCAAAATCTagggagaaagaaagagagaagttTAAAGGTAGAGAAAACTTTGGAGAGATACAGAGAGCGGTGGGGTGTCCCTTTCAAAACTCTGGTGCTTTTCTGAGCACCTTAACTATGATTGAAGCTTTTTTAAGGcatttgttaattatttatattattttctttcataaaatgaGTGGTTAAAAATAGGAAGAATGTGAAAAAGAAGCATATCTAAACCAATGAGAGTGgtttcgtccaaaaaaaaaaaacccaacgAGAGTGGTTTGTTGgtatcttcattttcaaaccatgttttttttctagacttttttgtttcttttgatggcatatgaaATCTGTCGATTTGATCGAATGGTCAAGTTCAGGTTGGTTTGGAACTCACATTTTTATCAATAAAGTGAATTCATAATAATCTGTGTGTTTAAACAAAAATGTgacttttgaccaaaaaaaaaaaaaaattgactcTTGGTACCAGACTTCATAATTTTTACCGGTAGCTGGCTACATAGAATAATTCATGAACGTTGTCAACGGCGTCTAATAGATTTGCAGATAAGATGTCTCAGGTTCAAACTCTTATAACATTTTGGTTGTGTGTATGAGAAATCTTCATTCTTTGTAGTTTGGACTAtcgtttatatttttttaaaaaaaaaattaataaagaagaatccattatattaaaaaagataagGTTAAACCAAAAATGGGTTGGTAAAATAAATCATCAAGCAACTACTTCCTTTTTGTCATAAATTTCATTGATGAATTAAGGCATAACAAAGTGCCAAGTAGTTGGTGCTGGTGGTAGGTTGATTGATAAAGCCAAAAGGTTTTAGAAAGATTTTGTATCTACTAACATCATGCCAACAGCTTAACTCGTTGACCGCCCTAACAAACAAAGTGCATACACAAGTTTACATCCAAGATCATCTTCTTTCCCTTCATAAAATCTTACTATTTGTAACAATTAGAGGATTTATAATGTCGTAGAATTTTATACATATGTGTGTTATGTTTTATTGCATGACACTCCATTACAAATGTATGGTAAAATCGGAAATAATTTCCTTTTGGCAGCGGATGCAATTTTATTAAAGATATTTTTCCATAAATTTCccatgaaaatgataaaatcaGAAACGTAATTGATGGAGGGGCGTGCGGCGACAATTCAagacagaaagaaaaagtcaTAATAAAGACtcaaatttgacaaaattaGATTTGAATTGAATGAAGATTTGAATCCAAGAAACTTCTCACCCATTCCAACCCatctcaaaaattaaaatttctatttttaaccGGCATGTGTGTTTTTGGGGAGAATATATTTTCATGCTCCAATATTTAATCCATAATAATTGGGTTATGGTGATGGACCATGTGCATCACATCtttgagaaggaaaaaaaaaccctaattcatTGATCTTAGGcgcaataagaaaaaaaaaatactatgaGTAGACGTGAATTATACCAGTTGGTAAGTATAAATGTGTCCATTTATACCTAAATTTGAACTCCTCTTGTTGTATATCGGATAAATATATAGTAATTTAaactattatttatatttatgaataattttaaattcagaTACATGTGTGATAAGTGGTTGACTCTTTTAGTCATCTCTTAATCTCTCAATATATGAAATCCAAAATAGTGGTAATCTGATAATTAATATATTGTTGCATACTTAGTTATCTAATTATTGAAATCCAACATGTGCACACATGCAAATCTGGTAAGATACTTTAGTCTCTTTGACCAACTAGccatgtgagagagagagagagagagagagtagtaGTACATGAAAGAGGACTGGGACTCTGTTGATGTTGTTGCCTCTCTTGGTGGATTGGTTGGTAAgtaagtattttattaaattaaattaatatcaaggTTGAAAATGCTGCTATTTTTTGACCATTTAGCTGGAGAGCtcaatttttctcttttggtatttgtgttttttgttttatttttaaatctcttttacatttattttgaaaaaaaattattggcgACATGTTTAAATCTCAACCAAACAAGACAAACATGGTGAGCCATGATTCAACATGGAATAGATGCTGAATTTTGTAGCTTATCCCATAAATTATTTATAGGTATCCCAATTTTTCTacttgtcaattttcagacaaATTCCCATGggtcccaaattttttttttctttctctttttaaaatgTAATATTGGTCCCCATGGCTTTGAAATAtcattatttgttgtttttataaattattggTAAAGCTTTCTAGACATAAAATCTTGTTCATGTCAACAATGTATAATGTATAGCTTTCTACAAATATATCcattttagtttagtttaccaaaaacaaatgTGAATTTGCTACAACATTCTCTTCATGAAATTATAGCTACATTGGAAACACCtttcaatttatttgaattttcttataGACACTAGGTAGCTTGGACAACTGAAGTGAGACCTCATGAAGCCCAACATTTTACCATCATAACTAGAGAGGCCCAACAAGCACTAGGATTTCCTTTGTATATCCATCAAAATTCAGCTTCACAAAATCAATATTGGTGTGTGTGTGATGTTTGGAGGAGGAACAGGTCAGCAGCTGGTTTCCATTTTCCTCTCTCCCTGCCTCATTTTATGGCTCGGGTTCGGCTTGGACTGGAATGGAGTTGAGTTTAAGCGAGTTCTTATGAGTTCACTTTTTGATAAATGTACAACCTATACATACTTTGGGCAGATTATCACAAACTCACAATAGCTAGTTTGTTACAATACTATGCATGGtcacatgaaatatgaaatacCAAATAGGTTTTAGTTGTTTTACCACAACATTATAACTGTAAATATACTATTATTATCATATCAAAGATAGAAACTGGATCCACATTTTGGAAACAGCATCAACATATGACCTGCAATACAAATTTGTGTTTCATAACAACACCAAACATATGATCATTATCAACATtaaaagaaaaccctaaattccaCATAAATCAACATTTCAGAAGCTCTACATCTTTCTCAACAAAATGGAAATGGCATTTCAGTTCAGGAAGTAATTAAAAGAAATCGAATTCCAGATAATTGTTTTGGTCCGGATGAGAAGCAGCAACAGTAGCTTTATCACTAGTTGAGACTGTGGGGGCTGAAATCCGGTCAAACTCGACTGGTTTTGGAATATCAGGCGGGCTAGCACATCGAATCAATGCCCAGTTAACACCTTCGAAGAAGGGATGCTGTTTAATCTCTGTTGCTCCTCGCTTATATGCCAGCCTCTGCTGTGGTTCTTTCACTAGTAGGCCCCTTATCAGATCCTTTGCTGAAAAGCTAACCACTGGTGTCTCTGGAAATCTCAATGGCTGACCCACCACGTTGAACAGGGTGGCTCGATTCCCTGATCCCTTGAAAGGAGTCTTACCAAACAACAGCTCATACAGAAAGATCCCAAAAGTCCACCAATCAACAGCACTGCCATGCCCTTCACCTTTGATAATTTCTGGTGCCAAATACTCATGGGTCCCAACAAATGACATCGAGCGAGCATTGGTTGGCTCAGCCATAAGTTCTGGTAATGGTCTGACTTGGTTTCCGATTTCATTCTTGGGTTTCCGGTCTTTCTTGGATTTGCTTGAAAAGAAACGAGGGGAGAAACATGTTGTAGGCACCACACAAGATGGCTGAATACAAGAGGGCTCAATGCAGGCGGGTTGCACACAATAAGCTGAGTTCCTTCGAAAAGGTTCAGACTCAGGAGCTGAAGATTTGACAAGGGTTGGGCTGACAGCACAGCGCAGGGAAAGGTCAAAGTCGGAAAGCATTATGTGCCCATCATCTCTCACAAGGACATTTTCTGGCTTGAGGTCACGATAAACAATCCCGAGCATGTGAAGATATTCCAGTGCAAGGAGAACCTCTGCTACATAGAACCTGCATATTCGAGGACAAATATAACACTAACGACCATCAAAGTCAAATAACAGCACAAGAGAGCAAGATTGTTTCTTTGCTATGAAATGATACAGGATTGAATGTTGTaactgagaaaaaaaataaacatgctTGGGATTTCGTATTCATTCTACAACTACTAAAAGGCATAACTGGTGGTTTTACGTTAAAGAAGGTCTACATCACAATAGCAGGAAGCAAACCATGATCGAACTGAGTGTAGTAGATCCCAGCAAAAATTTCTTCACATTATAGCGATTTTGTTTGAGTTACAGTTATAGGTATTAAATGTGTGTATGCATAATTTAGCAAAAACCGTATGATTGAGTATAGATCATTCAATAGCAAGAGAATAAACACCATTTATTCCACATCATGAATCTTATTGGTTTCCACCTAACAATGACATAGTAATAAATCAATGAAGCAGGGTGACAGAAGAAAgtcaaaccaaaaataaagaaatatataaaccacACATGCTTAAACTGACAATAGCaaacaaaatcatttgaatATGGACAGCATACATACTTCACTGCTTGTTCAGTAAAATGCTTTCCTGGTTGCCTCTGCCTAAGTGTGTGCAAGTCGCCTCCAGGGCAGAACTCCATCACCAGACAAGAATACTTCTCTGTCTCGAAGTGGGTATATAGGGTTGGAAGGAAGGGATGGTCTAAACATTGAAGTATTTCTCTCTCAGTCTGAGCCCGAAGAAGTTTTTTACGGTTAGCTAAAGATGCTTTGTCCATGACCTTCATTGCAAAATAACATTTTGTCCCACTCAACTCTGAAAGATAAACACTTCCAATATCCCCGCAGCCCAACTTCTTCAAAAGTCTGAAATGGCCCAAACCAAAAACACCATCCCTTGCTCGGACTGCCTGTATGGCTTCCCAATGTATGTCATTCGCCTTGTGAGGTTTGTTGATAGCGCTACTTAAGCTGCTACAAGTACTCTCGTCACTCACGTCACTGCTTGTGCTACCTCTACAAATACTGCTCTTCCCACTCTCAACAAAATCAGCTCGATCACTAATTTTGGCACTTCCACTAGTCTTGGCAAGACTGCTGGTCCCATCACTGACTTTCGCTGGAGCTGGGCTAACtccattttctgatattttcttttcttgatcACCACCTTCCAGCAAATTCCTGGTGTCACTCACCGCAGGACACACATCAGCTGGCACCTGTTTTGCATCACCAAGTGATAAAGTTGAACCTAACTGATCAGCTAAAGATTTGGCAGACTCCTTCAAATAAGGGATCTTGCAGTTCTTCTCTTCGGTGGTTTGTGCAGAAACCTCCTTAGATGCAGTTTGTTGCACATGCCTAGGCAGTTTTTTTGGAGTAACTGGCTCTGATTTGCTTGTCTTCGTGATCTGTAAAGGTGAAGGTCTACGAAAATTTCCTTCTGTGGTCTGACTTCCAATTAATTTCCTCTGACTTTCTGGGGAAGTTCTGGCACCAGATTTTGAGGCCATCGACATAAATTACACTTGCTAAAACAGATCAAATTGAACAAACCCATCACTCACCAAATGTTCCCCTCCGTTGACACTCCCACTTATGTTCATCTTCACGTCCATCAATTGCAAGACAATTtctacaaacaaacaaagagtTCACCACTACGCAACATAGAAATAATACAGTAGAAGGAACATTTTCCAGTCAAACTATAAAATTATACACATCTAGCGACAACATTTCAGCCATAAATAAAGAGAGACATCAGCATCAACATGATCCATATGTGAgctacaaaacccacaaaatgCAAGTATCATATAAAtgaactaaaataaaaaaacataaagaagCAAAATTTTTGTTCCAGTAGATCACCGTTTAATATTTCACATACAATTAACAGAAACAATAACAACCCGCATAGAGAAAATCAAGAAATGGGCATAAAAGCACAGAGTTGCATGCAACCCAGAAGTATCTAACTATGAGATAATCTAAAAGACTCAACAAGTGATAGGTCAAAAGTAAATCCAAGTATAAGAGTCACAGTAATCTACCTCAAAATGCCAATCCTTTTCCCATGAAAGCACAAACTTTCTACAGAAAAATCCCATGGATCAAAGAGGCATGggaattaagaaaaaaatcaactgAATGTAGTTTTTGTGCGCCTCTCAATACATACAATAGCATATAGCAAAAGATAAGAACCAAAGTAAAGAGATTCATACAGATCTCAAACAGGGACCCAACACTTTGgatccaaaagaaaagacccACAGAGACCCAGATGCTAAAAAACAAGATAGAGTGCATAGAGAAGCAAAAAACCACCAAGCAAATCACAGGACCAGTTAAAAGTGAATAGAAAAGGAAGCCCAAAAAAGGTACCTGggcttgagagagagagagagagagagagagagagagagagagagagagcgtcCTCACAAAAATCAGACCTTTGATACGCTTTGCTTTGGTTTGCTTTAGCAGagtggaaaagaaagaaagaaagaaaagagagcaCTCACTACAACTGTTGAGAGAGATAAAGAGGGAGAGCAATGTGTTGTGTGAGAGCTCCCTTTCCTAAAAtgtgtggagagagagagagagaaaaggaaagaaaaagcttTCAGTGAGTTTTAGATTAGAAAGACTGAGAAAGAGTTGGGTGTCTCTCATGTCCCTGTGGGCTACTACCATGTACCATAACCATCCATGTATTCAGACTTCGAGTCTTtgacagagagagaatgggGTCAAAGCCAAACTGCTAAAGTTAGGCTTTTTTctgttaattattattttcttcttcttcttcttttttctttttcttttttctttgggttcaATTATTTCAATGTATTTTGTCCCAAATACAAGTGTCTGAATCAATATGTATAATGGGCCAAGGCTCCACCCTGTCCCTCATGCTTtgggagttttttttttttttttttttttttgtgtggagaCAATATGGGATATTCATTGATGAACATGGTAATTACAGAAAAGTGCTGATAAACAAACCAGCCTTCATGCTTTGGGAGTTTTGAGCTtcatatttctttattttttaaggcTTTGAAACTTTGGGAAATGACCAATTAACCAGGCATGTCCCCTCTCCCTTCCCTTCTGCCACTTTAAAATAAGTTGTTTTTGTAGTTTTGGTTGTTTGAGACAGGAAAATGGTTAATAGTCCATGAGAATGCCAGTTGATGATGAGGTCATGATCCAATCGGATGGTCAGGGATTGATTATTGTCATGTTGGAAATTTGGAGAGATGGGCATCAATTGACCAAATTCTATAGACAGTGCTTCTCTATGCACATAaacaatacttttttttttttggcagtttttcttctaaaaacaTTACAACTTTTTATTAGTTAGACCATGAAACAAGGGTCTAGATTTAAAAATCTTAAACTATATTGGAAAATAACTCATTCAATCTCAATCACAAAACTCATGATCCACTTAAAAACTTGTTGGgtacaagaaggaaaaaaaaaaaaaaaaaaactctctcgAAAGCTACTTTCTTTCTCATTCTTgctaaacaaaaattttataatgAGACGGCAATATATTATATCTCATTTATCATACATATCATTATTGATTAGGTGATAAGGTAAAGGTGATAAGGTGATTGTGAGAGCATGTTGTACATAATGCATACCTTGCTGAATGCTTTCTCCTTAAGAAGAGGAATGAGTCAAGAACAACATTTgacatctctacaaaaaagaaaatccaaaaaaacctcaaaccacaaaagtataaataaataaaaatcacgtATACTggtaaataaaaactttattGTTGACGATTGAAACAAATCACCTCTTTGGAGCCTCCAAATGATCCATGGTTTgatcatttttcattttccattaATATTCTGATTTGAACTTCTAGGTCTTACTTATGTAACCATATCCCTGCGCATTTCCAACTTGAGATCCAGGACCATATTTTGATAAACATTTTAAGATTGCGTTTAGAATTTTCAAGTGCTGACCTCAAACTCTCTATTTTCTTACCAAAGTTTGGTTAATTGGAAGTCATATTTTATATCAAGTTTTTGTAAGcaaagttttaaatttatcAAACAATAAAAGCCGATTTAAAATGAC comes from Prunus dulcis chromosome 6, ALMONDv2, whole genome shotgun sequence and encodes:
- the LOC117631355 gene encoding SEC14 cytosolic factor-like isoform X3, coding for MGIANKEAIKQFQLLMEEVDEPLKNTFENVHQGYPDETFVRFLKARDGNVGKAHKMLIDCLQWRIQSEIDNILAKPIIPTDLYRAVRDSQLVGLSGYSKEGLPVIAVGLGLSTFDKASVNYYVQSHIQMNEYRDRVVLPSATKKYGQYIGTCVKVLDMTGLRLSALNQIKLLTVISTIDDLNYPEKTDTYYVVNVPYIFSACWKVVKPLLQERTRRKIQVLQGCGRDELLKVKLCAVSFMADGYAPKGPKHFLFFSSCICSSVVCSISLVVTT
- the LOC117631355 gene encoding SEC14 cytosolic factor-like isoform X1, whose translation is MGIANKEAIKQFQLLMEEVDEPLKNTFENVHQGYPDETFVRFLKARDGNVGKAHKMLIDCLQWRIQSEIDNILAKPIIPTDLYRAVRDSQLVGLSGYSKEGLPVIAVGLGLSTFDKASVNYYVQSHIQMNEYRDRVVLPSATKKYGQYIGTCVKVLDMTGLRLSALNQIKLLTVISTIDDLNYPEKTDTYYVVNVPYIFSACWKVVKPLLQERTRRKIQVLQGCGRDELLKIMDYASLPHFCRKEGSGSSRHSENGHTNNCFSFDHPFHQELYNFVKQQAVLRESVAPLKQGSFHVNFPETDHEGAEIAKTIETEFHKFGNQNGLTKSLNGLRVNAA
- the LOC117631355 gene encoding SEC14-like protein 4 isoform X2, which codes for MGIANKEAIKQFQLLMEEVDEPLKNTFEKPIIPTDLYRAVRDSQLVGLSGYSKEGLPVIAVGLGLSTFDKASVNYYVQSHIQMNEYRDRVVLPSATKKYGQYIGTCVKVLDMTGLRLSALNQIKLLTVISTIDDLNYPEKTDTYYVVNVPYIFSACWKVVKPLLQERTRRKIQVLQGCGRDELLKIMDYASLPHFCRKEGSGSSRHSENGHTNNCFSFDHPFHQELYNFVKQQAVLRESVAPLKQGSFHVNFPETDHEGAEIAKTIETEFHKFGNQNGLTKSLNGLRVNAA
- the LOC117630035 gene encoding serine/threonine-protein kinase D6PK-like, encoding MSMASKSGARTSPESQRKLIGSQTTEGNFRRPSPLQITKTSKSEPVTPKKLPRHVQQTASKEVSAQTTEEKNCKIPYLKESAKSLADQLGSTLSLGDAKQVPADVCPAVSDTRNLLEGGDQEKKISENGVSPAPAKVSDGTSSLAKTSGSAKISDRADFVESGKSSICRGSTSSDVSDESTCSSLSSAINKPHKANDIHWEAIQAVRARDGVFGLGHFRLLKKLGCGDIGSVYLSELSGTKCYFAMKVMDKASLANRKKLLRAQTEREILQCLDHPFLPTLYTHFETEKYSCLVMEFCPGGDLHTLRQRQPGKHFTEQAVKFYVAEVLLALEYLHMLGIVYRDLKPENVLVRDDGHIMLSDFDLSLRCAVSPTLVKSSAPESEPFRRNSAYCVQPACIEPSCIQPSCVVPTTCFSPRFFSSKSKKDRKPKNEIGNQVRPLPELMAEPTNARSMSFVGTHEYLAPEIIKGEGHGSAVDWWTFGIFLYELLFGKTPFKGSGNRATLFNVVGQPLRFPETPVVSFSAKDLIRGLLVKEPQQRLAYKRGATEIKQHPFFEGVNWALIRCASPPDIPKPVEFDRISAPTVSTSDKATVAASHPDQNNYLEFDFF